One Sulfolobus sp. S-194 DNA segment encodes these proteins:
- a CDS encoding DUF5751 family protein, producing the protein MPYKNILTLISVNNDNFENYFRKIFLDVRSSGSKKTTINVFTEIQYSELVTLIREALLENIDIGYELFLWKKNEVDIFLKNLEKYEVDGLLVYCDDENKTFMSKIVDNLPTTIKRNLIKDSCRKLS; encoded by the coding sequence ATGCCGTATAAAAATATTCTTACATTAATATCTGTAAATAATGATAATTTTGAAAATTACTTTAGAAAAATATTTTTGGATGTGAGAAGTAGTGGAAGTAAAAAAACTACTATTAATGTTTTTACTGAAATACAATACTCAGAATTAGTGACACTTATAAGAGAAGCACTACTTGAAAACATAGATATTGGATATGAGTTATTTTTATGGAAGAAAAACGAGGTGGATATTTTTTTAAAAAATTTGGAGAAATATGAAGTCGATGGTTTACTAGTTTATTGTGATGACGAGAACAAAACTTTCATGTCAAAAATAGTAGATAATCTTCCTACTACTATAAAAAGAAATTTAATAAAAGATTCTTGCAGAAAACTTTCATAA
- a CDS encoding digeranylgeranylglycerophospholipid reductase, translating to MKELKYDVLIIGGGFAGASTAFHLAGKGLKVLLVDSKPWNRIGDKPCGDAVSKTHFDRLGMPYPKGEELENKISGIKLYSPDMRTVWTVNGEGFELNAPLYNQRILREAESKGVEIWDQTTAMKPLFENGFVGGAVLYNRRSNEEVVVYSKVLVDATGYSRSVRSKLPQELPIAEDLDEKDADIAYREVLLTRDDIEDHDYLRIFVTQKASPGGYWWYFPKGKNKVNVGLGIQGGMGYPSVHVFYQKYLDSYAPDVDKSKLLVKGGALVPTRRPLYTMAWNGIIAVGDSAYTVNPVHGGGKGSAMISGYCAAKTILNAFEKGDFSAQGLWDMNICYINEYGAKQASLDIFRRFLQKLNDDEINYGMNKKVLKEEDLLEASEKGDLHLSVAEKAMRIIAGLGRPSLLMKLKTVAEYMKNIKQLYYNYPKSPSGLQIWKAQVDNLISEFNMNISK from the coding sequence TTGAAGGAGTTAAAATATGATGTACTCATTATTGGAGGAGGTTTTGCTGGGGCATCAACAGCTTTTCATTTGGCTGGAAAAGGATTAAAAGTGCTATTAGTTGATAGCAAACCATGGAATAGAATTGGAGATAAACCATGTGGTGATGCAGTAAGTAAGACACATTTTGATAGACTTGGAATGCCTTATCCTAAAGGTGAAGAATTAGAGAATAAGATAAGCGGAATAAAACTGTATAGCCCAGATATGAGAACTGTGTGGACTGTAAATGGAGAGGGATTTGAACTAAATGCCCCTCTTTATAATCAACGAATACTTAGAGAAGCTGAGAGTAAAGGTGTGGAAATATGGGATCAAACTACTGCGATGAAACCATTGTTTGAAAACGGCTTTGTTGGAGGCGCAGTATTATATAATAGAAGAAGTAATGAGGAAGTCGTTGTATATTCAAAAGTATTAGTTGATGCGACTGGATATTCAAGAAGTGTAAGAAGCAAATTACCACAAGAATTACCGATTGCGGAGGATTTGGATGAAAAAGATGCTGATATCGCATATAGAGAGGTATTATTAACTAGAGATGACATTGAAGATCATGATTATCTAAGAATTTTCGTTACACAGAAAGCTTCTCCTGGGGGGTATTGGTGGTATTTTCCTAAGGGTAAGAATAAAGTTAATGTGGGATTAGGTATTCAGGGTGGAATGGGTTATCCTAGCGTTCATGTTTTTTACCAAAAATATTTAGACTCATATGCTCCAGATGTTGATAAATCAAAGCTTTTAGTTAAAGGGGGGGCTCTAGTTCCAACAAGAAGACCATTATATACAATGGCGTGGAACGGTATTATAGCTGTTGGAGATTCGGCATATACTGTAAATCCTGTTCATGGAGGAGGGAAGGGTTCAGCAATGATATCTGGTTATTGTGCGGCAAAAACTATACTCAATGCTTTTGAAAAAGGAGACTTTTCAGCTCAAGGATTATGGGATATGAATATATGTTATATAAATGAATACGGAGCAAAACAAGCTAGCCTTGATATATTTAGAAGATTTTTACAGAAACTTAATGATGATGAGATAAACTATGGAATGAACAAGAAAGTTCTAAAAGAGGAAGATTTACTTGAAGCAAGTGAAAAAGGTGATCTTCACTTATCAGTGGCTGAAAAAGCCATGAGGATAATTGCAGGATTAGGTAGACCTTCTCTATTAATGAAATTAAAAACTGTAGCAGAATATATGAAAAATATTAAACAATTATATTACAATTACCCAAAATCTCCATCTGGCTTACAAATATGGAAAGCTCAGGTTGATAATTTAATCTCAGAATTTAATATGAACATTAGTAAGTAA